The Tachysurus fulvidraco isolate hzauxx_2018 chromosome 26, HZAU_PFXX_2.0, whole genome shotgun sequence genome segment tttgtgCTCGCATGTGTGTTTTACTAGGATGATAATGGAATAAATTTTCCATAGCATTTCTTCTGTATCTTGTCATCATTTCCAGGGTGGCTGTGTGGATTCGAATAACCAGAGCTTGGCTCTCTTGTACATGACGCTTGGCCAGCAAGATGTGTCCAAAGTTCTTCTAGGTCCCCTTTCTCCATATACGTGAGTCTtgctttctctttgtttctctcccAATATGCTGACACGAACGGCTCACTCACTCCGTGCATCAACATCATCTTACTGAGACTTTAGTTTCCCACCGACCGTCACCCGTTTGCCTGTACAAAAATTTCAGCTGACAAAATTGTCAATAGTTATAGATGTGGAATTAAAGTGCAGCACTATAGACAGAAATCACTTCAAAAGTTTGTTGATTTAGACTGGTTTCAGAAAAGCAAGACCGAGTTATAAGTATATACTTTGAAGTCATTTGAGTAgttaactaaactaaaatagTCTGGATCCACTGGTGTTCCATCTGTTCCGTATCACTTTATCCAGGACTCTCTCTTACATAGACTGTGCAGATTTTAATCTTGTGCAATAAAACATTATGATTTGATTATTGTTTAGGTTTAACAGGAACTCGTCAGATCGACCTCGGCCTCCAGCAGACAGTGAACTGTCCATTTTCAGTTATCATGGTACCGGTGCTGTGTCCTAATCAAGTACAGTACTATGATAACTGAAGATTGGCAGTGCCAACACAAATGCTTCCTGTGTCAGCGAGCGAAGTCCTCACAGATACCCTCAAGCTGCTCTGGCGTCTTCCGAGTTATTCTATTTGCGTAGATCGACCTCCAGGGTCGTCGACATGGTGTCGTCGCTATCTGACTAGCCTAGTGTTCGCTGCGACGGCTTCGTACCGCcgcattgcattctgggactGTTTTGTGGTATTCTGTTTTGGATGGTGAGCGAGTTAACTTTCATGTACCAGGAATCTAGTAGAGTTGCATTATTTATGCACAGAAGCACTGTTTGCTGATATCCAtcattataacacatttatttatcttttaatatCACAACGGTTAGAAGCCGTCATGTGTGAAATAATATAGGTGTGTCTAAGTTTTCACTGAACCTCTGACTGATTTCGGATGCCATATTACGAAGGTCAGTTCATATACTGTTTTCCTCATAGTGCTGTAGTTAAAGCCTCCATCGACGAGGTCAGGATCAGGACTAGCCGAGATAGGTTCAAGACCGAAGCTTAAGGGTGACGAGATAACGAGTCAAGATCAAGCCCTCAGatcctttcttcctttatttCACCTACTTGGCTACATCACAGTTCAAGTTAGGCTGATGATTTCTAGAGGGATTTGCTCAATCTTGTTAAACACTGAGTATTAACATTATTCAAACTTTAGTCTTAGTGAGACTTTAGTCCTATGTCCAAGTACGAACGCCCGTAAGACCGAGGCGAGTCTAAATGAAGGTTGGAGCATTTACAGATTCCGTTAGTCAGTCATCAGACATGACCGTTCATGTAAACGTAGCTGCTGTGGTCTCTTGCAGGATAGAGTTTCTTCGGCACATCCGGGACTTTCTTCAGATCATGTTCAAGATCGAGCAGCAgaaagaagacgaagaagagcagaaaggaggagagaaagTGCTGATGACTTGCGTAGGTGCCGGTTACACCAACATCAGCAAGACGCTGAAATAGAGACTCCTCTCTGGCTTGCACCACAGCTATGTCTCAAACTGCGTACTTTACACATGTTTAGTCCAAGAACACCGGGTTAATACAATAAGGTCTAGTGTACACGAGGTAATATGTGGCGTAGCACATTTAATACAGaatgttcttgtttgttttatttgagaaCTTGCTGTTCTACAAGAGTACATAGTGTACAAAGGTTATGTTGTATAATATGTTGCTTGAGACATAGACTCAGAGGTTTTATACgtgttttggttgtttttttatgagaaATGTACAGTTAATGATACCTTTTaccaagaaaaaataaaaaaaatcaaccgtgtttttgtctgtgtgttcgAATCGTCTCAGTTCAAATCTCTGAATGCTTACAATCCTTAAACTTGGATTATTGACAGGGGGAAACTGCTGATAGCTAACGTCATACATTTGTCCAACATCCTTATCCTGAGAaactttttatctcatttttatacaactgagcagtggAAGCTTGGTAGCTTGATCCTGGGAGATGAACTTGGGTGCACGTATAATGGCAGATCTCATTTCCCTCAAGAATGGCTGATGGGCTTTTGGCTATACTTTTGAAATGCGGAAAAAGCTTGTGGGTTTTCACACATTAGAAAACAACTAACAAAGAAAGCTAAGATGGATCCCATTAATATGATGCATGTTTGACAATTCTACTATCTCGCTTGTAAGATTAGTGAGCaggaaaatgttttgaaaaggTAACCTGCTACAATCATCACCCTAAAACCCTTTTCATGTCATTACTTACAAGAAAGTCTTGCTTAGAAATTTGTTTAGATAAGATGACACAGGTATCTGGATTACAGACTTATTTAGTACTCCCCTTTGGTCACCTGTACTCGATGCAGCAGGTGTGTTTTCAGTCACTAACTTGACTTAAGACCTAAAATCACATAGCAGTGTTAGTAGCTTTTAGCAAatggagacacagacacactgactcTACTTGAAAATAGTGTTTTCACAATAGTTCTGGTAAGGAATCGCTTTGTAGCGATTTGACTCTGTGTCGGTTCGGTTCAATTTGATCTGATTTACAGAGATGCCTAATTAACAAACCAGAGGCAATTGTTGCAGGGAAAATCTCACTAAACTAGTTggatttctctttttaaatattctttaagATGCTAtgtaggttttgtttttgtttgttaggttTTTTTCGATACACATCACAgtataaagaataaacaataaTCAACCTAATAAATGTCAGATAaggaaaataaattacaaagatgaacaattaaaaaacaacaccaacaaatCAATAGAAAGTACTGTACATAACAGTATGGTATAAGATAGTTAATGCAGtgattagtttattattttgtttttgttttgtaatatttattattgtacagCACCAGCAGGGGGAGACATTTGAACAGGTAAAatagaactaaaataaaattgtgtaatATTTGAGTATCTCAGTAAGTTGTTTTAATATTACTAAGTTTTTCAGTGTTACTGTTTCTCTCGTCCTGCCTGTCAgtcataaatataaacaaatgaacctCATGAATATCGTAGTCAGTACTTCTCTGCTTGGATTCAATCACACAGTGACATCAACAGTTTGTATTGGTCCTTTAAACACAAAAGGCAAAGTGTTTTGCATTAGATATTTTACCTGGAAAAAAAGTGGGTAGCTTAGATTGTCACATACTGGTCAAGACATTCAGTGGAGTGCCTGGTTCAAGGTATGTTTAAAATCTctgctctgattttttttttttacctatttCTTAATTAGGGTGAATTTATCATGTCATCTAGCATGCGGTATAAATCTAGTTATACAATTAAGTTACTACACTCTGTtgatttattagtttattttaacaggGTGGATGCTCATTGATAAACAGAAAAGTAAATGAGTCGGAGTTAGTCTAATATTCTCATTTTCATCCCCAAATTCTTACAGAACTCTAAACTTAAGGCTACAATTATAttgcaattaaaaaacaaacaaatcataatGGTAGCACATAAGAACTTGTGCCCAATAAAAGTGAAGGAGAATCTGTGTTGTAATGAGAATATGTGCTTGGCAAATTGGCAAATATCTGCAGTATTAATTTTTAGAATGTTATGAAAATCTGTTGATTAGTCATGTGATAAAGTAGTAAATTGGTAAATTGCAGTTCCCGGTCTCAATAGAAATGCTTTATTCTGTAGGCAAGCTCAGAGGAACCAAATTTTCTTTATCGACTTCAACAAGACACCAATGATGCAGAGTCTCTTCATTCTCCTTTATCTCACAGgtgagagaaaaaacaacagatcATTGGTTTCATCCAGTCATCTGAGTAATCAAGCCCTGATTTACTACGATCCTGAATACAGAGCCATTTTTAGTTCCAGTTGAATTAATTCTAAGCACAGTTACTGAACGTACTGTAAAGAACAGCTGTGTTCCGGTTCAGCTGAGTCTCGCCTCGAATGTTTTGCAAATGTAGCTGGTTTATCAGGTTATTTTGAGCATGTGGAACTGTAGGACATTGGACACCTGTAGCAATTAATAATTTTAGTATTAAAAGACTACCATATAAATCACACTTAATACCACATCTTAAAATTCTCATCCACAGGAATTTTCCCTCTGATACCTTCTCTTCCTCGTAAGTACTATCTGATTAGTGAGCAAAAAACATGGAGCGAAGCACAGGCGTATTGTCAAGCCAACAAAACCGACTTGGCTATGATCGAAAGTAGTGATGAGATGCTTCAACTTCAAAGTGTTGCTCAGAGCCAAACATTTACTTCCAGTGCCTGGATTGGACTGTATAATGACATTAAAAGTTGGCGCTGGTCATTTGAAAATGCACCACTGGGATCTTTGAGTTATTGGGATTCTAATCAGCCTGATAACCATAATGGAAATGAAGAATGTGCTTTAACAAATCAGGGGAAGTGGGATGATAAGCCATGCACAGAAGACCATGAATTTATATGCTTTCATGGTGAGGAACAACACATTATTTACTATGTTCTTAAAAAAATCCATGGTGCTATAATTACTGTATTACTAATTGTAAATTTGACAAAATAACTGAGGGTTTTTTAAAGGGTCTTTAATCTAGCTcagtgcttttaaaaaaaacctctttgTCTCCCATTGTATTTCAATTTTGACAGACACGGTATCTGACAGTAGGTACATTTATGTCCCGCAAAAGAAGAAGTGGCATGATGCCCAAAGTTACTGCAGAAAACTGTTCACAGACTTGGCCAGTGTCAGAGATTCCTCAGAATATTCTATTATAACGAAAATTGCCAGTGGAGATTTATGGTTTGGTTTGTTCCGAGACTCCTGGAAGTGGATAGACAAGGCTAATGTGTACAGCATTCCGTGGAAACAAGGACAACCCGATAATAACCAAAAGAATGACAACTGTGGTTATTTACTCCAAAATCAAGTAGAGGATGGACTCTGTTCAACGAAAATGTCCTTCTTCTGTTATTCAGGTGTGGTAAACAATATTCAGTCTCCtgtttagtttaattttaattctttttagaATGTaagttaatgtgtttgtgtgtatgtgtaaatgcaTATAAATTCAGTAATCACAGGACAAAAGCAAACAATCAGAGTGAAGATCCGATCCGAGCAGGATGTAAATGATTCTGAGGTAAATGGAGCCATCTTAGAGAAGGTGTGTCTCAGTTTCCTCAAATCTCCACTTAATAAATCTTACACATGGAACCTTTTTTGTACTCAAGTTACACAGGagattaatacattttattatttattaataattcaataataaaaaagaaaatgatcatTTTCTGTTATTCAGATCAAGGGTAAGCTGAAGGAGAACGGGATGGGAGAGAATGTCACAGTGACATGGAGAAAACAGAAGGACGGAAAGGTGTTTAAAAAGAAGGAAACCGGAAATTAGCACAAACTTGTTGCAAATTGAAGGACTAAGAGAATGATTGGAAACTGATTGAAAATATTGACAGTTTTGTGATGCAGTTTTCTGCACACGCATTTATTAATTAGTTCACTATGTAGACTTTATGTACAATTgtctttaatacatttattgctAGGCTGATAAGGTTAATGTTTGAAGTAGAGCTGCGTTATAGAGCTAACTCAGAGTTACAATGAATCCTAGCATCTCGGTGTCTATTTAAATAATGACTAGAAGACAAAGTATAAGTGCTTCTTGGAGTAACTTATTCAACAAAGAGATATGTGAGtgtggctttgtgttttctctaaTGTTAGCTTATAAAAGATAATAATGTTTGATCAAAACTTTAGCTTTCATATTTATTAGTCAATTTTATTAGCCAACTTCACATTAGTCAACAAGATAAATAAACTGTGCTTAAGTGAAATAttcaaatgtgtgtttttttcttgctcaataaatattgtattaaGACCATTACATAGatcatactgtactgtagttaaTTTAGATTTGAtgactaaaatgtttttctgtttaaaatccTGCCATGATCaagtaataaaatgaatgatCAAGTGTCTCTAGAGCCATGTGTGAATTTGTTTCCTGCTTAAAACGAGTGCGCTATTTTTGGAATTGTCCATTTTTCCAGTCTTCTCAAAAATATAGCCCTATTTATTGAATAGTTCATTATATTTCAACCCATAGTCACAATACTTTGAACTAGGGGTAAGATTAGCCTAGCTAGTAGTCTTTTTAGTCTTTTTGAGCTTGATTTAGTCTTTTTGAGCTGAGAACCCAAAATAAAACCGTGTGAAGGTTCATATCTTCAGCTTTAACTAGTCTTTTTCAGATACATTcatgtaaatgtgttaaaataaacaacaacaaaaaaagatttatcCTGGTCAGCATCAGAGTATATCTGGACCTTATCTCAGTATCACTGGGCACAGTGCAGACATACACTATATTGCCCAAAGTTTTGGGACACCCCTTCGAATCATTGAATTCAGGTGATCCAATTACTTCCATGCccacaggtgtataaaatcAAACAGCTAGGCATGCAGACTGcttctacaaacatttgtgaaacATTTATGCACTCAGTTTGCAAATATTGCTACTACTATGCACATAAGACTATATTCTACGTTCGCACATATAGATGTACATAGTGCATATTTCTAGTAGTCTTTATTTCTATTCCTGCagcttagttttatttattatgtttgtgtgtatgcatgtgtgtatgtatgtgtgtgttgcctgtgtCTTGAGTGGCATTCAATGGATAGCAAAGAAAgaattgtactgtactgtacagggAAACTTGTTTTCCTCACTGTACATATGAGAATAAACGCTTTGAACTTTGATCTTGAACTTCTAGCACAATTTATATTCAGTAAAATCACATTAATAGACAACCAAATAAAAAagaccaaataaacaaatattttggtAGGTAAGTGTAAAATTCTAATGCGTATTACTACTGAACATGAAATAATCTTGGTTAAGTCTTTAAAACGTCAAAGGCATTTCCCTCTTATACAAACCTCTTTCTTGGAATTGTTGCACTGCATTAAAATCCTCCATGCAAAGTGTTTAGGCAAAGTACACAAGCAAATGGTGCACTGGACAATGGTAGGAATAattaatgctgtttttgcaTCAAGGAGCTTGATTTGGCTTTCTGTGTTTACACATGAGTAACTAAAAACCGTCGCTCACTGGACCTCCTGGATGATGCAAAAGCTCATTGAGTCACAGCTCATTGCTCAGAGGAAAATTCTTACTCTGGCACCAAACCCTATGCAAAATCAACCCATTTGTTGTGTAATAGACATACATATAATAGCTCGATTTAGTTGTTGCTTTGGTATATATATTTGGTATATGGTATATTCTGACCAGCAACATATCAGTCTGGTTCATCCTGTCACGACTGTGAcggctaaaacacacacaatctcagtcTTGTTTTGTGAAATGACCATACTAGTCTTGTGCAATATGCCATTCTTTGTGAATTGACATGCAATTTTGCTCACGTCCTGGCTATGTGTATAgcattttttctttactgtccATTATGCTATATTGTGTAGTCTATTGTGCTGTCTACTATGTTTACCTGTTGTTATTGCTAACTGTATTGTATGCTTTACAATTGCATATATTAATGTGAAATAATCCAACCATGTGAATGACATTTTGTGTGCAATAATCTATCACCATAAACCAACGTGTATACTGGCGTATACATATAAATGATGACCGTACTGTCTATtgtgctgtcttttttttttacctgttgtcagaggtggcaaaagtacacacatcctttagtTCCCCCAagttctcatatatatataacatgacatcctgtgtgtgtgtgtgtgtgtgtgtgtgtgtgtgtgtgtgtgtgtgtgtgtgtgtgtgtgtgtgtgtgtgtgtgtgtgtgtgtgtgtatgtatatgtatatgtatatgaatatttcattttgGAGTGGGCTGATGAATATTTGTGTTCAACAGCCACAAGAGtattacgaaaggcaggcactgatgtaggtgaggtagggtggagtcagcgttcacattcatcccaaaggtgttcagtagggatgagatcagaaaacaaccacataggaaggtcaggtgacccaatacttttggaaatataatgtataccaagtgtatcaccaaggccatatcccaaactctagggagattccagctctgtccttaaaaacaactcaaaattattgttgactcactctgaattaacattagccattccttttgtaggctcctgaaaaagccgcacaataggctggaaacagcgctcaatgagaagaaataatactaaaagtaacgcgtccgttttgaaaatgtaagaagtaaaaagtacagatatttgtgtaaaaatgtaatgagtaaaagtaaaaagttgtccgaaaaataaat includes the following:
- the LOC113641518 gene encoding lymphocyte antigen 75-like encodes the protein MMQSLFILLYLTGIFPLIPSLPRKYYLISEQKTWSEAQAYCQANKTDLAMIESSDEMLQLQSVAQSQTFTSSAWIGLYNDIKSWRWSFENAPLGSLSYWDSNQPDNHNGNEECALTNQGKWDDKPCTEDHEFICFHDTVSDSRYIYVPQKKKWHDAQSYCRKLFTDLASVRDSSEYSIITKIASGDLWFGLFRDSWKWIDKANVYSIPWKQGQPDNNQKNDNCGYLLQNQVEDGLCSTKMSFFCYSVITGQKQTIRVKIRSEQDVNDSEVNGAILEKIKGKLKENGMGENVTVTWRKQKDGKVFKKKETGN